The DNA window CAAGACGCAAGGAACATACACGACCACCATCGACGTGTCTTCGCTCCCCAGTGGAATATATCTCTGCCGATTCCATGCCGGAAACACCGAGCAAACACAAACGATTACCGTCGCCCGGTAATCGTGCTTGCAGACTGTAAGGTGATTGAACGTTCATCCGTCATGTACATGGATGATTGTTCTTCATTATTCAAAGTGTATTCCGGCCGTGCAACGATAAGCGGTACGGACGACATAAGCACGATCGATGAGTATAGTCGCCACAATCGTAGTGCTCGCTTGCGCTGTACTGTATGGAAGTTACGTGCTTGCAAACCGAGTGATCGGCAGACGCATCCACAGGAAGCGAAACCGAGTACTCGTGAATCTATTGGGCGCACTGTTCGTGTCGTTTGTTGTCTATGTCGCAGGCATCGGTCTCTTCGTCGCGGTAATGAGTTATTACCCTCATCGCTCCTTCGATGCTCGTTCATGGGCCACAAATCCCGACGATCGGTATATGATGGTGGACGATCTCGAAGACAAGTACTTGCGTATCGGGGAATCTCAAGAGCAAGTTCGTAGCCTACTCGGATCGGATGAAAATAATCCCGCAGACGACGAATGGTCATATACGCTTGGCATTCGTCCCGAATTATTCAATATCGATCCGGATGTATTGGTCGTTACATTTCACAATGACCGTGTATCCGGCATTCATACGACGAGGCGTTAACGCCTCACTATTGGCAGCAAGGCCGCTCGTCTCCCAGATCACGGTGCCACAATTGTGTCCGTCAGATCCGGTTCGATCACGCAATTGGCCTTCCGGTCGGCGGCTGCCGAAGAAACCCCGGTAGTTGCTCTGTTCAAATAGTTTACACAGACGTCATTCTGAGCAAAGCGAAGGTGCTCAGAATGACTAGTGGAATACAGTCAAAACGGAGCCACCACCGAAATCCCGGAATGGGAGATGAACTGTCCCCCGAAATCGTTATACCCCCGTAGGCTGGCAACCCGCCAGCCACCGTGAAACTTCTGTGGTACCCGTTCGTGCAATCAGTATCGGATGCCATAGAGCATTCATTTGTGACCTACGATTCTATCTATTCCATTCATCGTCATTCATGAACACTCGCTCGCTTCTGTTCGCCTTCGCTCTTGTCCTTATCGGCATGAGCTCCGTTTTCGCTCAATCGGCCGATGAGGTCGTCGATAAGTATCTTGCAGCCATCGGCGGCAAAGATGCCTGGCATAATCTGCACTCGATCCGGATGGTCGGCGAGGTCAATGCGAACGGCACCAAAATCCCCATGACACTGACCGTCGTCCACAAGAAGGCGATGCGCCAGGACATGACCGTGATGGGTATGTCCGGCATCAATATCGTCACCGCAAACGGCGGTTGGGTCTATATGCCCTTTGCCGGTCAGAAAGAACCCGAGGCCCAGACGCCCGACGCCGTCAAGATGCAGCAAGACCAGCTCGACATCCAGGGCCAGCTCCTCGACTATAAGCAGAAGGGCGAAACTTGCGAGTACATCGGCAAAGAAGACGTCGATGGGACCGAATGCTACAAACTGAAGCTTACCAAAACCAACGGCACCGTCAGCTCGCTCTTCATCGATCCGTCGAATAACTATCTGATCCGCACGACCACCAAAGCGAAAGTGGACGGACAAGATCAAGAACAGACTATCAACTTCAGCAACTTCGAGAAGGTCGGCAACGGCCTCATCTTCCCGATGGCGATCAACATGGGGATGGGCGATGTGAAGTTCACGAAGATCGAGATCAACCCCACGATCGACGACAAGATCTTCGACAAGCCGGTCGTCGACGACAAACACTAAGCGATCGTTCGATTGAAATCCGCCATGCCCATTGCGGCATGGCGGCAACTGTGTTTGTGCATTCGCTTCCCTTCATCGTAGGTTTCACCGCACGTATCATCGCATCAGTATGAGATCACTTGCTACGCTTGCATTGCTTGCTGTCTGTGTGTCTGTTGCATCTGCGCAGTCCACGATCACGTCCGCCACATTCGGGATGATGGAAGCCCGCCATCTCGGCCCGGGTACGATGAGCGGACGCATCACCGCCATCACCGGCATCGACAGCATGCCCCGTACGATCTACGTCGGTACCGCAGGCGGCGGTGTCTGGAAAACGACGACCGGCGGCGCGGCCTTCGAACCCGTGTTCGACAAATACTGCCAATCGATCGGCGCGATCGCCGTCGACCAGAAGCATACCGATGTCGTCTATGTCGGCACCGGCGAGAGCAATATGCGCAACAGCGTGTCGATCGGCGTCGGGCTCTACAAAACCTCCGACGGCGGCGACAACTGGAAACTCATCGGCCTCGATTCGACCGAACATATCGCCAAGATCGTCATCGATCCGAAGAACTCAGACGTCATCTACGTCGCAGCACCCGGTCCGCTTTGGGGCGACAGCAAGCACCGCGGCCTCTACAAGTCCACCGACGCCGGCGCGACCTGGAACAAGATTCTTTACATCAACGAGAAGTCGGGGTGTGCCGATGTTGCCGTCGATCCGACAAACCCGAACATCGTGTACGCATCGACGTGGGAATTCCGCCGGCTTCCCTACGCATTCAACTCCGGCGGCAACGGCAGCGGGATGTATAAGTCCACCGATGCCGGAGCACACTGGACCGAACTCACGAGCGGTCTGCCACCGAAGCCATTCGGCCGCATCGCCTTTGCGCTGAGCCCGAGCGCGCCGCGCGACCTCGTCGCCATCGTCGAATCGAACGAGACGGGCCTCTACCTCTCGCGCGACGGCGGCAACACCTGGGTCAAGAAAAGCGCAACGTTCAACGTCACGGCGCGTCCGTTTTACTTCAGCACGATCATGTTCGATCCGAAGGATTCGAACCGCGTCTATCGGCCGGCCTTCAGCTTTTCATACTCGAATGACGGCGGCTTTTCGTTCGCCGATGCCGGTGCGAGCGGCGGATGGGTACATAGTGACATGCATGCGCTCTGGATCAATCCGATGGACCCGAACCAGCTCTACCTCGGCACCGATGGCGGAATGTATTATAGCCACGACAAAGGCGCGAACTGGATCTTCGTGCAGAACTTGCCCGTGGGTCAGTTCTATCATGTTGCCGTCGATAACCAGGATCCGTACCGCATCTACGGCGGCTTGCAGGATAACGGCACTTGGATGGCGCCGTCTGCCGCACCCGGCGGAATTGGCAACTCGAATTGGATGAACCTCTACGGCGGCGACGGGTTTTGGGCGCAACCGGATTTGACCGATCCCGATGTTGCTTATGCCGAGTCGCAAGGTGGCAATGCCGGGCGAGTGCAACTGAGCGTCGGAAAGTCCTACGACATCCAACCGCAAGCCGGCCCGAAGGACGATAAACTCCGGTGGAATTGGAATACGCCGATCGTCACGGGCGCGAAGAACCCGAAGCATCTGTATATGGGTGCGCAGTATCTCTACCGTTCCACCGATCAGGGCCGCAACTGGACGAAGCTCTCGCCCGATCTGACGACGAACGACAAGAAGAAGCAGCAACAAGATTCGAGCGGCGGACTGAGCGCCGACAATACCTCCGCCGAAAATCACTGCACGATCTTTACGATCGCCGAGTCTCCGCTCGACGAGAATATGATCTGGGTCGGTACCGACGACGGCTGTCTGCAACGCACGACCGACGGCGGGAAGACGTGGACGTTGTTGTCAAAGAACGTCGCGGCATGCGGTGTGCCGTCGATGACATGGGTATCGAGTATCGAGCCGTCGCACTTCGATAAGAACGTCGTCTATGCAACGTTCGACAATCATTACTATGGCGACATGCAGACGTACGTTGCGAAGTCAACCGATATGGGCTCGACCTGGATGCGACTTACGAGCCCTGAGTTCACCGGCTTCGCACATAAGATCGCCGAGGATCTGGTCAATAGGCAGTTGCTCTTCGTCGGCACCGAGATGGGCTTCTTCTCGTCGCTCGATGGCGGCGCCACCTGGATCCGCATGAAGAACAACGTGCCATGGTATGCGTTGACCCGCGATATCAAGATCCATCCGAAAACGAACGATCTGTTGCTCGCCACCCACGGCCGAGGCATCATCAGCATTGACGATATTACGCCGATGCGCGAACTCACGAACGAGATCGCCTCGAAAGCCGTCTATCTGTTCCCCATGCAGCCTGTAGCGCTCAGCGAAGGCCGCTATGGTGGCGGTGGCTTCCCGAGCACGGGCGGCTGGAGCTCCGGCAATGCAGCATATACCTATGCGCCGCCGATCGAGTATTATCTCAAAGATCGCATCAGCAGCGGCGACGTCAAGCTCGGCATTTATAACGCCGATGGAACACTGGTGCAAGAGCTGACGCCATCGAAGCGCAAAGGCATCAACAAAGTGTCGTGGAATCTTCGCATGACCCCGCCGAAGGTGGCATCGGGCGGAAGCAAACCCGACTACTCAGGCTTCTATGCGCCGATGGTGTTGCCCGGCTCTTACACTGCGAAGCTCACGGTTGGCTCGAATTCATATTCGCTGCCGATCACGCTCGTGCACGATGCCGCAAATACGCAGTACAGCACCGACGACGAACAGGTGCAGTATAAGACTGCGATGGCGATCTATCATCTACACGAGTCGCTTGCCGCGATCGTCGACAGCATTTCAGCGCGCGAAAAAACGATCCTTGTCCACAAGGAATCGCAGCAAGACCCAGCCGCGAAGCAATTACTATCGGCGTACCACGACTCGCTCGAAGCACTGCGAGCAACGCTCCTGGCGACGAAACAGAAGTCCATCTTCGCCGACGAGAAGCAGCTTCGCGAAGAGATTTCGGAGCTCTATACGTCGGTCGTCGGCAATCAGGTTCGCCCGTCGAATCTGCAGATCGAACGTGTCGCTGTACTGTCGGATCGTGTCGCGAAAGCAAAGAAGGATGCCGAGGCGATCGATACACGGTTTGCGCAGAAGGCAGCTCCGTATCTCGGCAAACTCTGATCGTAGCGCGGCTCACTCTTCAAGTGAGCCGAACTTCCCTAATTGAAAGTCGATGAAGGCTTGGCGTAATTCGCCTTGCGTGTTCATCACGAAGGGGCCATACATTGCAACCGGCTCGCCAATGGGCTCGCCGCTCATCAGCAGAATGCGTGTCGGCTCCGTGGCGGTGAGGGTGATGCCTTCGCCGTCACGATCGAAGACGACTGCATTCTCCGCCGCGACTTCGCCATGCCCGGCAACATTCAATCTGCCGTCAAGCAAAAATATAAACGCATTGTGCATCTTCGGCAACGGGATCGATAGCACCGCGTCTTTCTTCAAATAGATTGTCGCGGCATTCACCGGCGATGTCGATGGGATCGGCCCTTGCAGACCGAACAGGCTCCCTGCTTGCAAGTATGCTTCGGCCAGATTGTCCTCACTCACAAACTTCGGCGTGTCTTCTTTGGTCAGTGGGATGTACTTCGGCTCGTCGTTCTTATGCGACTGCGGGGTATTGACCCACATCTGAATGATCTCCTGCCGTGAACCTCGCGAATGAATATCGAGAGGCGGACGCTCCGAATGCATAATCCCTGCTCCGGCATTCATCCACTGTGTACCTCCGGCATAGATCGTACTCTCGTGGCCTCGACTATCGCGGTGATGCACGCCGCCTTCGAAGATGAACGTCACCGGAGAGAACCCACGATGCGGATGAGGTCCGACACCGGCATTGGCGAGATCGGTCTCTTTGGGGATAGAGACATTCGCGTGATGCAGCAAAATAAACGGATCGATCTGCCGTACCTCGGGCGATGGAAACGGCTGGCGAACGGTTAGACCGCCCATATCGAATTCGTGAGCATATAAGACATGGGTAACGGAACGTGTAGTCATACGTGTCGAGAGTAGTAATCAAAACGTAGTGTACGAATGTACGAATTGCCGGTTTCGGAACTCCAATCTTCGGCATTCCGAACTCGCGGGCGTAGTGAAGAATCTGTGATGGCTGCGGCTTATACACGAGCAAATGCTTATAGAGTATCGTCGTCCCGGATTCCTCCCTTCGGTCGGAATGACAGTTGGGAGAGTTTATCGAAGGACTTCAGGCTTGTCATTCTGAACGGAGCCCGGTTGCTGTTTCTACCACCTGTATGCTCGCGGGCGTAGTGAAGAATCTGTGATGGCTGCCGCGTATAGTCGTGCGAATGCTTGTAGAGTATCGTTGTCCCAGATTCCTCCCTTCGGTCGGAATGACAGTTGGGAGAGTTTATCGAAGGACTTCAGGCTCGTCATTCTGAACGGAGCCCGGGTGCCGTTTCTACCACCTGTATGCTCGCGGGCATAGTGAAGAATCTGTGATGGCTGCGGCTTATACACGAGCAAATGCTTATAGAGTATCGTCGTCCCGGATTCCTCCCTTCGGTCGGAATGACAGTTGGGATACTCCCTGGCAAACTCAACCTCCCGCCTTTCTGTTTTAGTGGTTCTAACAATCCACCTATGGGACTTTTTTCAAAGAACAGCGCAGCGTTTTCGGAAGCGGATATTCTCAACGCACTTCGGTCGGTCGAAGACCCCGATCTGCATAAAGATGTCGTGTCGCTTGGCATGATCAAGAACGTGAAGATCGACGGCTCGGCCGTCTCGTTCACGTTCGAGCTGACAACCCCCGCCTGCCCACTGAAAGATCAACTGGAACTGGCGGCCCGCACGGCTGCCGAGACGGTCGCCGGCGCCGGGAACGTGAAGATCACGATGTCGTCGAACGTCGCATCGCATTCCGGCGCGAACAAGCCTGCCGCGCTTTCGGGCGTTCGTAATACGATCGCCGTGGCCTCGGGCAAAGGCGGTGTCGGCAAATCGACCGTCGCCGCAAACCTCGCCGTTGCGCTCGCGAAGAACGGCGCGAAGGTCGGCCTCCTGGATGCAGATATTTATGGCCCGAGCATTCCACTAATGATGGGCATCGAGAACGAGAAGCCGATGGCCGAGCAAGTCAACGGTCACGCCGTGATCCAGCCGCTCGAGGCGCATGGTGTAAAGGTTATGTCGATCGGCTTTCTTGTCGATCCGAACACGGCGGTCGTCTGGCGCGGACCGATGGCTTCCGGTGCGCTCAAGCAGTTTATGACCGATGTGCAGTGGGGCGATCTCGATTACCTCATCTTCGATCTGCCTCCAGGCACGGGCGATATTCAACTGACGCTCTGCCAGACCATACCGCTTACCGGCGCCGTCATCGTCACGACCCCGCAGGACGTCGCGCTGGCCGATGCGCGCAAAGCCGTTCGCATGTTCGAGAAAGTGAACGTCCCGATCCTCGGCATTACCGAGAACATGAGTTATTTCCTCTGCTCAGCCTGCGGACACCGCGAAGAAATCTTCTCGCATGGCGGCGCAAAGAAAGCAGCCGATGAATTCGGCGTGCCGTTCCTCGGCGAACTGCCGCTCGAAACGAACGTGCGCCAAGCAGGCGATGCCGGCAAACCGATCGCCGCAAGCATGCCGTTCACTCCGGCAGGTTCTGCGTTCGGCGAACTGGCACAGAGCGTCGCGCAACAAGTCTCGATCAGAAATCTTACCCCGAGCCATAAGCCGGTCGAGATCCTCCTCGGGACGGAAGACTAATCCTGCTCACGATGTCTCCACTGCTCGATCGCATCGAAGCGGCACTCGCAGAGTGTCGTCCGTTCCTCGCCGAAGACGGCGGCGGGATCGAGTTCGTGCGGCTCGATGAAACGGCGATGGTCGCTGAAGTTCGCTATAGCGGCGCGTGCAAGGACTGTCCGATGAAGCTCATGACCTTACGCGCCGGGATCGAGCGCTCGGTCAGGTACTATGCACCGGAGATAAAACGCATCGAAGAGGTCGCCTGACCAAGCCGACCCCTTCGATGCACCCATACCGTGGCAACTCGTTTTATTTTTTCAGCGCCTTGATCGCGTTTTTGATCAAGTTCGCAATCTCATCCTGATTCGACGCATCGCGCGGATCGTACGGCGACTTCCCGCTCTGCCCAAAGACCAGCGTCGGATCGAAGACCATCGCAAGATTGTAGCTATTGCCCGATGAGAACGTGACCGTCGCCGGAAACTTCATTTCCACGTTATCGGTCTTCGATGTCTTGAACGAGAATGCATATCCCGTGCCGTTCACATACGCCGTGCCGTCGATGATTGTCGTGTAACGGCCACCATTGAGGAAATCTCCGAAGAGCGGAT is part of the Bacteroidota bacterium genome and encodes:
- the apbC gene encoding iron-sulfur cluster carrier protein ApbC — protein: MGLFSKNSAAFSEADILNALRSVEDPDLHKDVVSLGMIKNVKIDGSAVSFTFELTTPACPLKDQLELAARTAAETVAGAGNVKITMSSNVASHSGANKPAALSGVRNTIAVASGKGGVGKSTVAANLAVALAKNGAKVGLLDADIYGPSIPLMMGIENEKPMAEQVNGHAVIQPLEAHGVKVMSIGFLVDPNTAVVWRGPMASGALKQFMTDVQWGDLDYLIFDLPPGTGDIQLTLCQTIPLTGAVIVTTPQDVALADARKAVRMFEKVNVPILGITENMSYFLCSACGHREEIFSHGGAKKAADEFGVPFLGELPLETNVRQAGDAGKPIAASMPFTPAGSAFGELAQSVAQQVSIRNLTPSHKPVEILLGTED
- a CDS encoding glycosyl hydrolase, with the protein product MRSLATLALLAVCVSVASAQSTITSATFGMMEARHLGPGTMSGRITAITGIDSMPRTIYVGTAGGGVWKTTTGGAAFEPVFDKYCQSIGAIAVDQKHTDVVYVGTGESNMRNSVSIGVGLYKTSDGGDNWKLIGLDSTEHIAKIVIDPKNSDVIYVAAPGPLWGDSKHRGLYKSTDAGATWNKILYINEKSGCADVAVDPTNPNIVYASTWEFRRLPYAFNSGGNGSGMYKSTDAGAHWTELTSGLPPKPFGRIAFALSPSAPRDLVAIVESNETGLYLSRDGGNTWVKKSATFNVTARPFYFSTIMFDPKDSNRVYRPAFSFSYSNDGGFSFADAGASGGWVHSDMHALWINPMDPNQLYLGTDGGMYYSHDKGANWIFVQNLPVGQFYHVAVDNQDPYRIYGGLQDNGTWMAPSAAPGGIGNSNWMNLYGGDGFWAQPDLTDPDVAYAESQGGNAGRVQLSVGKSYDIQPQAGPKDDKLRWNWNTPIVTGAKNPKHLYMGAQYLYRSTDQGRNWTKLSPDLTTNDKKKQQQDSSGGLSADNTSAENHCTIFTIAESPLDENMIWVGTDDGCLQRTTDGGKTWTLLSKNVAACGVPSMTWVSSIEPSHFDKNVVYATFDNHYYGDMQTYVAKSTDMGSTWMRLTSPEFTGFAHKIAEDLVNRQLLFVGTEMGFFSSLDGGATWIRMKNNVPWYALTRDIKIHPKTNDLLLATHGRGIISIDDITPMRELTNEIASKAVYLFPMQPVALSEGRYGGGGFPSTGGWSSGNAAYTYAPPIEYYLKDRISSGDVKLGIYNADGTLVQELTPSKRKGINKVSWNLRMTPPKVASGGSKPDYSGFYAPMVLPGSYTAKLTVGSNSYSLPITLVHDAANTQYSTDDEQVQYKTAMAIYHLHESLAAIVDSISAREKTILVHKESQQDPAAKQLLSAYHDSLEALRATLLATKQKSIFADEKQLREEISELYTSVVGNQVRPSNLQIERVAVLSDRVAKAKKDAEAIDTRFAQKAAPYLGKL
- a CDS encoding pirin family protein; this translates as MTTRSVTHVLYAHEFDMGGLTVRQPFPSPEVRQIDPFILLHHANVSIPKETDLANAGVGPHPHRGFSPVTFIFEGGVHHRDSRGHESTIYAGGTQWMNAGAGIMHSERPPLDIHSRGSRQEIIQMWVNTPQSHKNDEPKYIPLTKEDTPKFVSEDNLAEAYLQAGSLFGLQGPIPSTSPVNAATIYLKKDAVLSIPLPKMHNAFIFLLDGRLNVAGHGEVAAENAVVFDRDGEGITLTATEPTRILLMSGEPIGEPVAMYGPFVMNTQGELRQAFIDFQLGKFGSLEE
- a CDS encoding NifU family protein, with translation MSPLLDRIEAALAECRPFLAEDGGGIEFVRLDETAMVAEVRYSGACKDCPMKLMTLRAGIERSVRYYAPEIKRIEEVA